Proteins from one Canis lupus familiaris isolate Mischka breed German Shepherd chromosome 26, alternate assembly UU_Cfam_GSD_1.0, whole genome shotgun sequence genomic window:
- the LOC100688271 gene encoding transcription and mRNA export factor ENY2-like, translating into MNKDVQMRAVINQKLIETGERECLKELLRAKLIECGWKDQLKAHCKEVIKEKGLEHVTVDDLVAEITPKGRALVSDSVKKELLQRIRTFLAQPASL; encoded by the coding sequence ATGAACAAAGATGTGCAGATGAGAGCAGTGATTAACCAAAAATTGATagaaactggagaaagagaaTGCCTCAAAGAGTTGCTGAGAGCTAAATTAATTGAATGTGGCTGGAAGGACCAGTTGAAGGCACACtgtaaagaggtaattaaagaaaaaggacTAGAACACGTTACTGTTGATGACTTGGTGGCTGAAATCACACCAAAAGGCAGAGCCCTGGTATCTGACAGTGTAAAGAAGGAGCTCCTACAAAGAATAAGAACATTCCTTGCTCAGCCTGCCAGCCTTTAA